A single Cellulomonas sp. SLBN-39 DNA region contains:
- a CDS encoding RtcB family protein, whose product MSFEKIGARLVSWASVLDAATREQALRTSALPFVHPHVALMPDAHLGKGATVGSVIPTERALIPAAVGVDIGCGMIAVRTQWTGEQLRGTGRPLSALRQDVERRVPLSAGAANATLTASAAARVAVLEEAAAAAGFDPGRYASRWALQLGSLGSGNHFIEVSVDEADTVWLFLHSGSRGVGNKIAQHHIQVAAELCRRWWIELPDRDLAYLVEGTDEFWAYVRELRWAQDYALANREEMMDRVVEALAQFMGEPVQERERVNCHHNFTELEEHFGRKVWVSRKGAIRARAGDPGLIPGSMGTASYVVVGTGDAMSLCSSPHGAGRQYSRTAARRTFTHEQLREAMVGIEYRDTDAFLDEIPAAYKDIDQVMADAKDLVEVRHVLRQVVNVKGD is encoded by the coding sequence ATGTCGTTCGAGAAGATCGGTGCGCGCCTCGTCAGCTGGGCCTCGGTGCTGGACGCCGCGACCCGGGAGCAGGCGCTGCGCACCTCCGCCCTGCCCTTCGTGCACCCGCACGTGGCCCTCATGCCCGACGCCCACCTGGGCAAGGGCGCGACCGTCGGCAGCGTGATCCCCACCGAGCGGGCGCTCATCCCGGCGGCCGTCGGCGTGGACATCGGCTGCGGGATGATCGCGGTCCGCACCCAGTGGACGGGCGAGCAGCTGCGCGGCACGGGCCGCCCGCTGTCCGCGCTGCGCCAGGACGTCGAGCGGCGCGTGCCGCTGTCGGCGGGTGCCGCCAACGCGACCCTCACGGCCTCGGCCGCGGCGCGCGTCGCGGTGCTGGAGGAGGCGGCCGCGGCCGCAGGCTTCGACCCCGGCCGGTACGCGTCGCGGTGGGCCCTGCAGCTCGGCTCGCTCGGGTCCGGCAACCACTTCATCGAGGTGAGCGTCGACGAGGCGGACACCGTGTGGCTGTTCCTGCACTCGGGCTCGCGCGGCGTGGGCAACAAGATCGCCCAGCACCACATCCAGGTCGCCGCCGAGCTGTGCCGCCGCTGGTGGATCGAGCTGCCCGACCGCGACCTGGCCTACCTCGTGGAGGGCACCGACGAGTTCTGGGCGTACGTGCGCGAGCTGCGGTGGGCCCAGGACTACGCCCTGGCCAACCGCGAGGAGATGATGGACCGGGTCGTCGAGGCCCTCGCGCAGTTCATGGGCGAGCCCGTGCAGGAGCGCGAGCGCGTCAACTGCCACCACAACTTCACCGAGCTGGAGGAGCACTTCGGCCGGAAGGTGTGGGTGTCCCGCAAGGGGGCGATCCGGGCCCGGGCCGGCGACCCCGGCCTCATCCCGGGCTCGATGGGCACGGCGTCGTACGTCGTGGTCGGCACCGGCGACGCGATGTCGCTGTGCTCGAGCCCGCACGGCGCCGGGCGGCAGTACTCGCGCACGGCCGCGCGCCGCACGTTCACCCACGAGCAGCTGCGCGAGGCCATGGTCGGGATCGAGTACCGGGACACCGACGCGTTCCTCGACGAGATCCCCGCCGCCTACAAGGACATCGACCAGGTGATGGCCGACGCGAAGGACCTTGTGGAGGTCCGGCACGTCCTGCGCCAGGTCGTCAACGTCAAGGGCGACTGA
- a CDS encoding bifunctional diguanylate cyclase/phosphodiesterase: MHRWWAPYQTVAAAALVVWSLLPVGAPRDVAFVVVGLIGVAAMVVGIRIHRPAAALAWYLVAAGQLVMVAGDAMFSWYRHVLGVEPFPSPADLVYLSAYPLLVGGLVLLVRARRAGPDPVGRLEAAIATSALGLLVYVFVAEPILLAGDPPVPTALALGYPLVDVVVVAALARLSLAPGARPAAYQLLVTSTILLLVADVVFSFTYGESLGSWLDALWLMSYLLAGAAALHPSMRHVGRPATTSARLTRWRMAGMVLAGLVAPSIESAEILTGREHDTWPVRVGFLVVVGLTLRRMYVAVQHSERAVRQRQAVQVALAHQASHDDLTGVANRSATIATIEEALVRAQADGGIVGLLFLDIDHFKAVNDTYGHAAGDQVLQHVTERARASVRATDLVGRVGGDEIVVLVDAPPSEEVLHQVAQRVLDAVRSPLRVRGRDLVVSASVGVALCHDGAVAADVLLQEADAAAYRAKSAGRGRVEVFDDELRRHLRETAELEVAIRHGLAAGDFVMHYQPIVDVGSGDVVGYEALARWDRPGHGVLAPAEFIPLAEQSSLIRDVGRWGLVEACGQIARWDAEGRSPVTVAVNISGRHLASPAVVDDVEVALSMTGVDPRRLVLEITETTFVHHPEAPARLQALRDLGVGVSIDDFGTGYTSIGRMQDLPASTLKIDRSLVAPATERGRRLLELVVHAAHATGLAVVAEGVETAEQLEAVRATGCDLVQGFHLAHPLPVDRLDVPRAPVPA, from the coding sequence ATGCACAGGTGGTGGGCCCCGTACCAGACGGTCGCAGCAGCGGCCCTCGTGGTGTGGTCCCTGCTGCCCGTCGGTGCGCCGCGCGACGTCGCGTTCGTCGTCGTCGGGCTGATCGGCGTCGCGGCGATGGTCGTCGGCATCCGCATCCACCGCCCTGCCGCGGCCCTCGCGTGGTACCTCGTCGCGGCCGGGCAGCTCGTCATGGTCGCGGGCGACGCGATGTTCTCCTGGTACCGCCACGTGCTGGGCGTCGAGCCGTTCCCGTCGCCCGCCGACCTCGTCTACCTCAGCGCGTACCCGCTGCTCGTCGGCGGCCTCGTCCTGCTGGTCCGGGCCCGCCGCGCCGGCCCGGACCCGGTGGGCCGGCTCGAGGCCGCCATCGCCACGTCGGCGCTCGGGCTGCTGGTCTACGTGTTCGTCGCCGAGCCGATCCTCCTCGCGGGCGACCCCCCGGTCCCCACGGCCCTCGCGCTGGGCTACCCGCTGGTCGACGTCGTGGTCGTCGCGGCGCTGGCCCGGCTGAGCCTGGCCCCGGGCGCCCGGCCGGCGGCGTACCAGCTCCTCGTGACCTCGACGATCCTCCTGCTCGTCGCGGACGTCGTCTTCTCCTTCACGTACGGCGAGAGCCTGGGCAGCTGGCTCGACGCGCTGTGGCTGATGTCGTACCTGCTCGCCGGGGCCGCCGCCCTGCACCCGTCGATGCGGCACGTCGGACGGCCGGCCACGACGTCCGCGCGCCTGACGCGTTGGCGCATGGCGGGCATGGTCCTCGCCGGGCTCGTGGCACCGTCGATCGAGAGCGCCGAGATCCTCACCGGCCGCGAGCACGACACCTGGCCGGTCCGGGTCGGCTTCCTCGTCGTCGTCGGCCTCACGCTGCGCCGGATGTACGTCGCGGTGCAGCACTCCGAGCGCGCCGTCCGGCAGCGGCAGGCCGTGCAGGTCGCCCTCGCCCACCAGGCCTCGCACGACGACCTCACGGGCGTCGCCAACCGCTCCGCCACCATCGCGACCATCGAGGAGGCGCTGGTCCGCGCGCAGGCCGACGGCGGCATCGTCGGGCTGCTGTTCCTCGACATCGACCACTTCAAGGCCGTCAACGACACGTACGGCCACGCGGCCGGCGACCAGGTGCTCCAGCACGTCACCGAGCGGGCGAGGGCGTCCGTGCGCGCCACCGACCTGGTCGGCCGGGTCGGCGGCGACGAGATCGTCGTCCTCGTCGACGCCCCGCCCTCGGAGGAGGTGCTGCACCAGGTCGCCCAGCGCGTGCTCGACGCCGTCCGCTCGCCGCTGCGGGTGCGGGGACGCGACCTGGTCGTGTCCGCGTCCGTCGGCGTCGCGCTCTGCCACGACGGCGCCGTCGCCGCAGACGTGCTCCTGCAGGAGGCCGACGCCGCCGCCTACCGGGCGAAGTCCGCGGGCCGCGGCCGCGTCGAGGTCTTCGACGACGAGCTGCGCCGCCACCTGCGCGAGACGGCCGAGCTCGAGGTCGCGATCCGCCACGGCCTCGCCGCGGGCGACTTCGTCATGCACTACCAGCCGATCGTCGACGTCGGCTCGGGCGACGTCGTCGGGTACGAGGCCCTGGCCCGCTGGGACCGGCCCGGGCACGGCGTCCTCGCCCCCGCGGAGTTCATCCCGCTCGCCGAGCAGTCGTCGCTGATCCGCGACGTCGGGCGCTGGGGCCTGGTCGAGGCGTGCGGGCAGATCGCCCGCTGGGACGCTGAGGGCCGCTCGCCCGTCACCGTCGCCGTCAACATCTCCGGCCGGCACCTCGCCTCGCCGGCCGTCGTCGACGACGTCGAGGTCGCGCTGTCGATGACGGGCGTGGACCCGCGCCGGCTCGTCCTGGAGATCACCGAGACCACGTTCGTGCACCACCCCGAGGCGCCCGCGCGCCTGCAGGCCCTGCGCGACCTGGGCGTGGGCGTCAGCATCGACGACTTCGGCACCGGGTACACCTCGATCGGCCGCATGCAGGACCTGCCGGCGTCGACCCTGAAGATCGACCGGTCCCTCGTCGCCCCCGCGACCGAGCGCGGCCGGCGGCTGCTCGAGCTCGTCGTGCACGCCGCCCACGCCACCGGCCTGGCCGTCGTGGCCGAGGGCGTCGAGACCGCCGAGCAGCTCGAGGCCGTGCGCGCCACCGGCTGCGACCTCGTCCAGGGCTTCCACCTGGCCCACCCGCTGCCCGTCGACCGCCTCGACGTGCCGCGGGCCCCCGTCCCGGCCTGA
- a CDS encoding VOC family protein, translating into MTQPPQVQVTFDSADPVRVGLFWCAALGYAPAAPPDDAATWDDAAHGWGSSDPGAWFACSDPAGARPRLYFQRVPEGKVVKNRVHLDVKVGAGLVGEARLAVLEAECTRLLALGATRLRLMLADEENESCLVMADVEGNEFCLD; encoded by the coding sequence GTGACGCAGCCGCCGCAGGTGCAGGTGACGTTCGACTCCGCCGACCCCGTCCGGGTCGGGCTGTTCTGGTGCGCCGCCCTCGGGTACGCCCCGGCGGCCCCGCCGGACGACGCGGCCACCTGGGACGACGCCGCCCACGGGTGGGGCTCGTCCGACCCGGGCGCGTGGTTCGCGTGCAGCGACCCCGCCGGCGCCCGTCCCCGGCTGTACTTCCAGCGGGTGCCCGAGGGCAAGGTCGTGAAGAACCGCGTCCACCTCGACGTCAAGGTCGGCGCCGGCCTCGTCGGCGAGGCCCGCCTGGCCGTGCTCGAGGCCGAGTGCACGCGGCTGCTCGCGCTCGGCGCCACCCGGCTGCGCCTCATGCTCGCCGACGAGGAGAACGAGTCGTGCCTCGTCATGGCGGACGTCGAGGGCAACGAGTTCTGCCTCGACTGA
- a CDS encoding DUF4259 domain-containing protein, whose protein sequence is MGAWGAGPWENDGALDLRAEIEDGGLVVEDLAWAFEDEYLEVDGGQIALALVDLALAVRGLRPAPGDLDLGRVAPAFTPEVVAWIAEQADRTLAGPETSEAYELWEEAGSLDEWRLPAVAALAELRASTPAP, encoded by the coding sequence GTGGGCGCTTGGGGTGCGGGGCCGTGGGAGAACGACGGGGCGCTCGACCTGCGCGCGGAGATCGAGGACGGCGGACTGGTCGTCGAGGACCTGGCCTGGGCGTTCGAGGACGAGTACCTCGAGGTCGACGGCGGGCAGATCGCGCTCGCCCTGGTCGACCTCGCGCTCGCCGTGCGGGGGCTGCGGCCCGCCCCCGGGGACCTCGACCTCGGCCGGGTCGCGCCGGCGTTCACGCCGGAGGTCGTGGCGTGGATCGCCGAGCAGGCCGACCGGACGCTGGCGGGCCCGGAGACGTCCGAGGCGTACGAGCTGTGGGAGGAGGCGGGCAGCCTCGACGAGTGGCGGCTGCCGGCCGTCGCGGCGCTCGCGGAGCTCCGCGCGTCGACGCCGGCGCCCTGA